The DNA window ACCGCCACGTTCCGCAGCTGCTCGCCGTCCAGATCCCCGGCCTTCGCCAGGGCCTCGGCGCGGCGGCGGTCGATGCTGGCCGCCTCCAGCGCCGCCGCGTCCCCGAACACCTCCCGGAAGCGCTCCAGGGGGTACTCCACGCGCCGCGAGACTTTCAGGGTGGCGCGGTACAGGTCCGTCTCGGCCTGCTCGCCGCTCTGTAGCGCCGCCTTCACGCGGGCGCCCAGTTCGTCCCGTTCCGCTTCCAGGCCCAGGATCGTGTCGCGCAGCGTGGCGTAGCGTTCCAGCAGCTCGCTCAGCGTCAGGTCTTCCATGCCGCCCAGCATACGGCCCGCACCGCACCCGGCCTGCACCCGGCGCGGGGACCGGTCTGGACTCCGTTCAGGACTGCGCGCCCGCCGGGGCGTAGGATGGCGCGCATGGAAGATTCCGCCGCGCAGATTGCCGCCGACCTGGAACGCCGCATCCTGGATGCCATCCGCCGTGGGGCCAGCATGGAGGACATCGCGGACCTGAAAGACAGTGACGTGCAGACCCCGGACGCCGCCATCGCGGCCCTCAAGGACGGCAACGCCCGGTTCTTCAGCGGTCAGGCGACCCGCCCGGAAGTCAGCGCGAACGAACGCCGCGCGCAGATCATGGGCCAGACGCCCTACGCCGCGATCCTGGCGTGCAGCGACAGCCGCGTGCCGGTCGAACTGGTGTTCGATCAGGGCCTGGGGCAGCTGTTCGTGGTGCGCGTCGCCGGGAACGTGGTCGGCGAGGCCGGACTGGGCACCCTGGAGTACGCGATCCGGCACCTGGACGTGCACCTGGTCGTCGTGATGGGCCACGAGGCCTGCGGGGCCGTGGCCGCCGCGCTCATGCCCGAGGAGCGGGTCGCGGAGGAACCCGAGCACCTGCAGGCCCTGATCCGCCGTATCCAGCCCAGCGTGCAGAACATGCCGCCCATCCGCGACAAGAAGGCCCGCATGCGCGAGGCGGTGCTGAACAACGTCCGGCATCAGGTGAGCATCCTGCGCTCCCAGGCCGTCATTCAGGAAGCCGAGGGCAGCGGCCAGATCCGCGTGATCGGCGCGTACTACGAGATCGGGAGCGGCGCCGTGGACTTCCTGGTCGGCGAGGACGACCTGCGGCCCTGACGGCAGGCGGATGGCTGAAAGCAGATGGCAGATGGCTCAGCGGCCTCTGCCATCTGCCATGAGCCGTCTGCGTTCAGATCACGAATTCGCCCGCGCGCATCACGGCCTCACGGGTG is part of the Deinococcus seoulensis genome and encodes:
- a CDS encoding carbonic anhydrase produces the protein MEDSAAQIAADLERRILDAIRRGASMEDIADLKDSDVQTPDAAIAALKDGNARFFSGQATRPEVSANERRAQIMGQTPYAAILACSDSRVPVELVFDQGLGQLFVVRVAGNVVGEAGLGTLEYAIRHLDVHLVVVMGHEACGAVAAALMPEERVAEEPEHLQALIRRIQPSVQNMPPIRDKKARMREAVLNNVRHQVSILRSQAVIQEAEGSGQIRVIGAYYEIGSGAVDFLVGEDDLRP